A genomic stretch from Solanum stenotomum isolate F172 chromosome 8, ASM1918654v1, whole genome shotgun sequence includes:
- the LOC125873870 gene encoding leucoanthocyanidin dioxygenase-like, with translation MTSSNFEINDDILDFVIKKANGIKGLVDRSLEIIPNQCIQPKEHRLDKSQIDNQESIPTIDLSNFYDLNVEKSIQEAAAKWGCFQIINHGIPIEVLEDLKDAAHKFFELPAEEKVMYCKDNYSAGESVLMFWSAIGEKNEKVLEWRDSIKHGCNPQNDSDIWPPQTRTWFDQGKKGRDEGAPILSWAIFEEAFLGRFFPRELRKAQEGKVAMLIGDMDIARFVVYVQQVEKDKLRDREEFRNKNAKTGNESGNKDEYNSQNSQHFRARPAQSHGSMAQGGNWAHEYAKCGRNHPGGGANRLYAITSRQEHENSPDVVTVLPENFVSPFVFLHLLGCLF, from the exons ATGACTTCATCAAACTTTGAAATAAATGATGACATACTTGATTTTGTAATCAAGAAAGCAAATGGAATAAAAGGTCTAGTAGACAGAAGCCTTGAAATTATCCCAAATCAATGTATTCAACCAAAAGAACACAGACTAGACAAATCCCAAATTGACAATCAAGAATCAATCCCAACAATTGATTTATcgaatttttatgatttgaatGTTGAAAAGTCAATTCAAGAAGCAGCAGCCAAGTGGGGTTGCTTCCAAATCATCAATCATGGGATCCcaattgaagttcttgaagatttGAAAGATGCAGCACACAAGTTCTTTGAATTGCCAGCTGAAGAAAAAGTTATGTATTGTAAAGACAATTATAGTGCTGGTGAATCTGTCTTGATGTTTTGGAGTGCTATTGgtgagaaaaatgaaaaagttttgGAGTGGAGGGATAGTATAAAACATGGTTGTAATCCACAAAATGATAGCGATATTTGGCCTCCTCAAACAAG gacttggtttgaccaggGGAAGAAGGGTAGAGATGAGGGTGCACCAATTTTGAGTTGGGCTATATTTGaggaggctttcttggggcgtttctttccccgagaattaAGAAAGGCTCAG GAGGGCAAGGTGGCTATGCTAATAGGGgacatggatatagcaaggtttgtggtttatgtgcaacaggttgagaAAGATAAGTTGAGGGATAGGGAAGAGTTTAGGAACAAGAACGCGAaaacagggaatgagtccgg AAACAAAGatgagtacaatagtcaaaaTTCCCAgcacttcagagctagacctgcacaatCACATGGTAGTATGGCACAGGGAGGTAACTGGGCTCATGAatatgctaagtgtggtaggaaccacccag gtggaggagcaaaccgtcTTTATGCTATCACAAGTCGTCAAGAGCATgagaattctccagatgttgtcactg TCCTTCCTGAGAACTTTGTGagcccttttgtgtttctacacctgttggggtgtctattctag